In the Diospyros lotus cultivar Yz01 chromosome 13, ASM1463336v1, whole genome shotgun sequence genome, CTACTAGAAGGACCTGAAGATCCCAAAACAGCGGAGCCGGTggatgaattggaagaagtacCTCTGGAAGAAAATTGCCCAAGTCGATGTGTAAGAGTGAGTATGGAGTTAAAAGATCCGCTAAGGAGTCGAATAATATCACTCCTTAGACAGTATGCAGACATCTTCGCGTGGACAGCCCGGGATATGCCAGGAGTAAATCCAGAAGTAATGACACACAGGCTGGGGGTCCGATCAGGCTTTCAGCCTGTCAGGCAGAAAAAACGAAGCTTCGCCCCTGATAGGGCACGGGCAATCGAGGAGGAGATCGCAAAGTTAGCAGCTGCGCGCCACATTCGGGAGGTGGATTATCCAGATTGGTTAGCGAATGTCGTGCTGGTGCCCAAAGGGCAGAGCAAGTGGAGACTTTGCATCGATTTCACCGATCTTAACAAAGCCTGCCCAAAGGATAGCTACCCACTCCCGAGGATTGACGCCCTAATTGATGGAACTGCTGGATGTTCGCTcatgagtttcctagatgcttttcagggatatcaccagattccattgcacccggaggaccaggagaagacggcattcatcaccaacaaggcaacctactgctacaccgtaatgcctttcggattaaagaacgcaggagccacttaccagcacttggtaaataagctttttcaccaacaactcgggagaaatatggaggcatacgtcgacgacatgctggtaaaaagtATGGTAGCCGAATGTCATCCAGAGGATCTGGAGgaatgcttcaaaacccttcgtaagttccatatgaaacttaatcctgtcaaatgtgctttcggcgtttctgcaggaaagttcCTAGGCTACATAGTACACCACTGAGGGATCGAGGTAAACCCTGCGAAGGTCAAAGCTATCATGGATATGCCGGCCCTGAGGAATGTGAAAGAGGTACAGAGCCTTACGGGTAGGATGACAGCCCTTGGCAGATTCCTTTCTCGTTTGGCAGAAAAaggccttcctttctacaagGTCTTATCGAAAGCAAATAACTTCGAATGGAATTCTGAATGCCAGCGAGCTTTCGAAAAGCTGAAGGAGCACCTAGCCACGCCTCCGGTTCTTACCAAACCGAAGCCCAGAGAaccattatacatatatctggCGGTGGCCAATGAGGCCGTAAGCTCGGTATTGATTCGAGAAGAAAATAGGATCCAGAGGCCCGTTTATTATGCAAGTAAACGATTATCGGGAGCCGAGGTTCGGTATCTTCCTATGGAAAAACTGGCTTTCGCCTTAATAACATCGGCGAGGAAACTCCGACCctactttcaagctcatacgattatAGTGCTTACTAACCAATCCTTGAAGCAGGTTCTTAGCAAGCCAGAGCTTTCAGGCCGGATGTTGAAGTGGGCAGTAGAGCTCACCGCCTTCGACATTGAGTATAGGCCGCGATCGGCCATTAAGGCGCAGTCGCtagcagacttcattgccgaagGGATAGGAGCTCCCGAAGGTCCCGAAGAAAATCAGAAACCATGGTTAGTGGCGGTAGACGGAAGCTCGACCTCGGGCGGCGGTGGAGCAGGATTAATGATAAAGAGTCCCGAAGGGCAAATATGGCCTTATGCACTGCATTTTGAATTCCGAGCATCTAACAACgaagcagaatatgaggccttaTTGGCTGGGCTGAGGTTGGCTGAACAGTTGGGAGCTCAAAACGTTGAggtgagttcagattctaacttagtggtgcagcaggtgaatggagaatatgaagtCCGAGAAAGTCACATGGCGCAATACTTGACCCTAGCCAAAGAGCTGATGGCGTGTTTCCAACACGTAAAGGTGGAATACGTCCCTCGAGCCATGAATACAGAGGCGGACTTGCTGTCCCGAATCgcctcttcctctttccctacAAGCTCTCGGGAAATTCGGATCGAATCTCTTccgcaaaagagtatcgaagaagCCGCAGACCAATTTTGTATCGATGACGAGCCTAGCTGGATGGACCCCCTGTTGTCATATTTGAGAGAGGAAAAGCTCCCCGAAGACGACTCGGAGGCACGGGAGGTCAAACGAAAAGCCCAAAATTTCGTGTTAGTCGGTGAGGAACTATACAGAAGGTTTTTTTCACAACCATTGCTCAAATGTATCCGACCTCGCGAAGCAGACTACATCCTACGGGAGATTCATGAAGGAATATGTGGAAACCACATCGGAGCTCGGGCGCTTAGTCAAAAGGCCCTGCGgcaggggtattattggccaacgatgGTGTGAGATTCCGAGCAGCTAGTTAGAACTTGCGATCGGTGCCAGAAAACGTCTAACTTGGTCCATGTGCCGGCAGTCGCGCTAACTCATCTCGCCACACCATGCCTCTTCGCTCAATGGGGTATAGACATCCTGGGGCCTTTTCCCCCAGCAGCTGGACAGGTCAAGTATATCATGGCTGCTATCGAttacttcacaaagtgggttgAAGCTGAAGCAGTGGCCTCTATTACTTCTCGGCGGGTGAAAcaatttctatggaagaatTTAGTCTGTCGCTTCGGAGTTCCTCGGGTGCTGATCTCAGACAACGGCACTCAATTTTCTGACCGGTCCGTTCGggaatggtgccaggagttgGGAATCAAGCAACAATTCACCTCGGTAGCTCACCCCCAAGCTAATGGCCAAATCGAACTCGCTAACAGAACTCTGTTGCGCGGTTTAAAAACAAGAGTAGATAAGGCGAAGGGTAGCTGGGTAGAAGAACTGTCGAGCATTCTGTGGTCTTACCGAACTACGGCGAAGGTCTCCATGGGAGAGACTCCTTTCAGTCTATGCTACGGCTCGGAAGCATTAATCCCAGTTGAAATTGGGGTGCCTACGCTACGAGTAGAGCTGTTCGACCCTGAATCCAATGAGCAGAGTTTGAGGGACAACCTAGACttccttgatgaatttcgtGATCAGGCGAGGATTCGACAAGCTGCTTATAATCAGCGCATAgagagatactacaatcgacgagtaagAACACGAAACTTTCTACCAGGAGATTTGGTACTAAGGCGAGCAGACGTTCAGGGAGCCCGAGAAACAGATaagttaacaccaaattgggaaggtccttacAAAGTGACAGAAGTCCTCAGCCCGGGGGCATACAAACTACAGACCCTCGAGGGTACAACGGTGAAAAACGCATGGAATGTGCAGAACTTGAGGAAGTTCTATCAGTGATAGCTCTTTATTATCTTCATATGATCTGttagtaataattttacattatatgtcttggcatcttttctttttgttgccttatgctatccaggaataaattcattttttctcctatgcgtaaaaactcatcatttccaaagatcTGGGAAGGCACATCAGCGCGAAGGGAAAGAATTGACATACCTTCAACGGGGCTAGACCCCTCAACTATAACAAAGGGtcaaatatgatcctcggggggcccgaatcCCCGACGaaagcaaaggatcagatatgatcctcggggggcccgaacccccgacgaaaacaaaggatcagatatgatcctcggggggcccgaacccccgacaaaaacaaaggatcagatatgatcctcgggagGCCCGAACCTCCGTCAaaagcaaaggatcagatgtgatccttggagGGTCCGAACCCCCGGAAAAGGCAAGgaatcagatatgatcctcgaaaaGCTTAAGATTGCGAGGATCAGGCGCGATCCTTGGGGGGCCGGAGCCGAACCCTTTTGAGCAAGCGACGAAGACCAAGTCTTGCGATGAGCAGGAGTGgtaaaaaatgaagaatcaagcctgatcccaagcggccttctttttcttgttttcaaaagaaaattgtgtgaaaaatctaaacacttttattattacaacaacaggttttaatacaaaaaatgtcTACTCTAAAAAAGACAAGGCGGCGACAACATCGAAGGGGATGGAGTCTACATCCAGGTTCGGGAAGCGCTCTTTGATGAGTTTTCTCATATGCTCAAACCCACCCCGAAGAACTCCTTCTAATTCCGCGGCATAAGCTTCAGAGCTTCAGAAATCTTCGTGACCATTCTGAAAAGCCacttgggcatccttgagggCAGATTGAAGTTGGGCATGAGTGGTACGAAGGTCTTCTTTGCACCGGGAATAAGACTCCAACGCTTCGACCTGTCCCTTCTTGGCTTCCTTCAGCTCTAGAGTAAGTCTTTTTATATCCTCCTGAAGCTGGCGATTAACAACCTTAGTGGAATCTAGCTCCTCCCCAAGTCGGGAATTGGCCTGATTAGCCTCAAGCATGTTCTTCTGGACCAACTCCAAATCCTCGCGAACTTGAGCTTCGGCTTCGTTGGCAAGTCAGGCATCTTCTTGCGCCAGCTCCACAGacttagttaaaatatgaacaCGGTGCTCGAGACTCGACAGTTGGGAAGAAAGAGATTCCAACCCCCGAAGCCTTTCGACCTCAGACTCTAGGGAGATGATCCGGGTTTGAAGTTCGGATTCTCGTCGAGAGACCAGACCTTGGAACTCTGTAAGGTTCTGAGGAAGTAAAAACAGAGTATAGATTAAGACCTACTCGCATAGAAAAAGCGAAAAGTCAAAAGAGGAAGGAGTACGGTCGCACCCTTAGAATTTCGGCGCAATAGTCGATTTCGTTCGGAGTTCGTAGAGTCTCCGGTAAGACTAAAGCGGTTGAAGGAGCATTGGTGGCTTCAGGAGCCGAAGGCTCGGAGGGAGTAGCAGCTGAGGAGGCGGCCTCCATTCTGCGACGCTTCGTCCGGCGCGCTAAAATCTCCTTCGTCGACAACACCGAAGCCTCCTCCAGCGAAGCCTCTCCCGTCAGCTCCGCTGGTGCCAATGGCGttaaaattcgtttaaaaatcgaactgataGGGATGCTGGGAGGCGTAGCACTGGACTCCGTACCTGCCATGGTTTGCCTTTTCTGGGCCTCTGCGCGAGCTACAGCAAGCACCTGTGCGATGGTCGCCGAATCGTCTTCGTGAGAGATTGGCAAGGGCGCAGGCATGGTGGAGGCTTCTCGCCGCACGGTCGGAGAGTCTCTGGTTTGAGAAGGGAGAAGCTGGGAAGATGGGTCCCCCGAACCCCCAACAACGCTCCTCTTggaagcctcttggaaggtcccGGGGTCTTCCTCCACCGCTCTTCGCGACCTGGACGGTAATGAGTTCTTcttattattcttcttgctctttggaATTCGCTCGGGAGGCGCAGTCCTCTCCAACACCCTCGGGTTGCCGGAAGGTGCCGAAGGGCCCGTACTCCCAAGGAAGTCCAAAATCATTCCTTTGGTGATAGCAGAATAAGATATTTCCCAGACCTCTTCAACTAAGAAAGAGATAGCAACGAAAATCAAATACagacaaaggaaaaagagagagtaaaagaaaaagatgaaggaaaaagagCTCACAGTTCTCGCCGTCCAAACCCGCTCGGGAAAGGCTGGGATTAGAGAGCCATCCTTCTTCCCAGTTCCGACTGTTCTTCATAAGTCGGCAGGCGAAATCTTCAATGGTCTCGACACTCGGACGCTTGTGCTTAGTGTCCAGAGTCCACTCGTTGCTGACAGACCAGATCTCTTGAGAAGAGCCGGATGGCCTAGGGCGGACGAAGACAAAACGCTCCTTCCAATCATCAGAATCTTTCGACCCGCCGGATTGCATGAGAGTCGAGGCAGAAATCTCAAGATTGGAGTACCCCTTGCAAGCGAGGAGACGGCTATCTTTCACGATCTGAGGGGAGATGGAGATCCACCCTCCGGGGTCGCGGTTGGtcgtgaagaaatagtcgaagaGGTCTCCAGTTGGCTCAATTTTGCCAGAATGACAAATAAGGAGGAACCCCATCAAGTATCGCCATCCGAAGGGAGACAGTTGGGCGGGAGCGATAGTAAGATGTTGAAGTAAGGTCGTCACTCTTCTCCGGGGAGGGAGCCGAAAGCCCctgtcaaaagcacacttataAATGCAAAGGCAGCCGGCGACGGGATGACATGCTCGTAGATGGCTGTTGAACTCTACCTCCCACTCTTCGGGGACGTTGTACTTTTCTCTGAACTGTTGACATTCCGCTTGGCTCATCCATTGACATGGAATCGACGCAACAGGATGTTTTTCCCACTCAATAAGCTCTGCGCCGGCGGGATTAAACCTCCCAGAACCAATTATCGCCATGGCAAAGagctagaagaaagagaggcggAAGAGGTGGAAAACGCTTGCGGgcacaagaaaagctaaaactGAAGGAAAGTCGCACGGAAAGAGAAGTAGAGGGACTGAAGGGTTCCCATTTTAAAAGATCGAACTGCGGGGATAAGAGACCAAAAGGACGAGCAATAATGAGCATTGATCATCCCGCACTGACAGAGCTCGAAAGACGAAAAGGCCTCGGACAGCACATAGGGAAGGGGTACCGCCGTCAAAATCGATTGATTTTCGCGTCTGCCAGacgcgcaaaaaaaaaaaaaaaggagttaaAGTGAAGAGCCTCAGGAGCCTTACTACTCCTCAGGCCCTTCAAGCCgaagagctcaaggagtgggggggcaagtgatgaggagaacgccctcggtcccataattacgccagGACGGATACCTAACggcggtcaaaagatacacagcagacaagcatcgccacgtcaatcagataagcactcaatagagaaacccccgagacctcaggaacaggctaacccaccgaagatcacggaggcaacagttatcccgaactcctcggagacggaggctatcgcgaaacccttatcgggaaagtcccgaagaaggcggaaggaagatcccgaagatccctcatgatccctatcccgaaaaaaggtaagagaaaaaggtggGGGGGATTCTTCTTATCTTTTTCAAGAgaacatagtttaaaagggacaaggaaccctagatcaaaggactaacttaatcatcggagatcgatcgggggagcaagccccgtctccattgcaggtacattcagagaggcaagaagggaacgtgcaGCTACCACTTCCGAAAATCCTTCATCAGATTTGATATTTGAATCTTATGAGGGATAATAAATTGGaacttaataatgaattttgatttgttataattattgGGAAATAGATTGATTgttaataaattgagatttaattaggtTAGCAAATCTTGGAAAATAAGTTAACCAATTTAGTTATTCACCCCATTGAATTGATATAAAtccaattgattaaaaattaagacaGATTAATAAGGAAATTCGAAACACCCTAGTTGATTCCATTTTATCCaagttaagttatttttaaatttgagtttaattttagttcttattagtttaatttattcaaattcatctcctttttatagtctaaatattattaaagttaatccaattctcgtgggatcgacactctactcattcattatattacttgtgcGATTCGTACGCTTGCGAATTAGCCTAACATTGGGCCTCTAGAAGATGGAACGGCAAGCATCCATGGCAAGTGGGCAACCAATTTGTTATTCCTGGGATGGTCTACTACATCTAGTATGAGCGTAATAACCAGTGTTTTCGTGGTCAAGAGCATTCGATGGACCAACTGACTTATCTACTCCAAAAAGATGTTTGGATATGCCTTTCTATTATTTAGTTCCCCTGATCTTTTTAAGGGTTGACCTTGGTCCACTTATGATGCCTTCCCCTAGGTTGTCTTAGATAGCCTGTAGCTTCTTTGGGGCTTTTGCCTTTTGAGTCCTTATATCTCCGgtctatatttagtttttcCTAACTTTTGTTTCTTGCTCGAGGTATGCCTTAACATTGTTTATGTGcatgttaagctcaagggtaagtaaatatgattttgatgataacaaaaatatttttatgatgtaaacgtatttttttttcatacaaaaagtaaatttattttgaattaaaaataggtacaaagagtaaatttattttaaattaaagatagattgtctttagacatgttttcttattttgatcatttatgtctcaaaagtttatgtttgaattttcatttcttgataaatgcatttcttatgtatgcaaaaagtatatttattttgaattaaaggagaattatttttaaacatgttttctctttctcatataaaaaataaatttattttaaattaaagagaattggttttaaacatgtgttttcttactcatgcaaaaaataaatttattttgaattaacggagaattgtttttagacatgttttcctattttaatcatttatgtctcaaaatgttacatttgaattttcaaattttgaattaaaggagaattatttttagacatgttttctcttactcatgcaaaagtaaatttattttgaattaaaagagaattatttttagacatgttttcttgttttaattatttatatctcaaaaacttatatttgaattttcaaatattgatttctcatgcaaaaagtaaatttattttgaattaaatgtgagatatatttttttattgtttgagaaagtctaaatattttttgaatttcaaatttcatattaatcttttcattaatggctagtgtgtttggaagatgtatatatatatggtaagtATGAAGGCTTAaggtagaacaaacttgatagagcattcaaacaagaatgAGAAAGTTCGAAATGCTGGAAGTGTGCtggctggtggaattctcaaccgttgatgacttgtttgtaattattTCTGGTtgtaagtttattatttttactcacttgttgtgtaaGGGGAT is a window encoding:
- the LOC127788023 gene encoding uncharacterized protein LOC127788023, which produces MDMPALRNVKEVQSLTGRMTALGRFLSRLAEKGLPFYKVLSKANNFEWNSECQRAFEKLKEHLATPPVLTKPKPREPLYIYLAVANEAVSSVLIREENRIQRPVYYASKRLSGAEVRYLPMEKLAFALITSARKLRPYFQAHTIIVLTNQSLKQVLSKPELSGRMLKWAVELTAFDIEYRPRSAIKAQSLADFIAEGIGAPEGPEENQKPWLVAVDGSSTSGGGGAGLMIKSPEGQIWPYALHFEFRASNNEAEYEALLAGLRLAEQLGAQNVEVEYVPRAMNTEADLLSRIASSSFPTSSREIRIESLPQKSIEEAADQFCIDDEPSWMDPLLSYLREEKLPEDDSEAREVKRKAQNFVLVGEELYRRFFSQPLLKCIRPREADYILREIHEGICGNHIGARALSQKALRQGYYWPTMV